From the genome of Leptodactylus fuscus isolate aLepFus1 chromosome 1, aLepFus1.hap2, whole genome shotgun sequence, one region includes:
- the CCT7 gene encoding T-complex protein 1 subunit eta — protein MMPTPVILLKEGTDTSQGVPQLVSNINACQVIAEAVRTTLGPRGMDKLIVDDRGKATISNDGATILKLLDVVHPAAKTLVDIAKSQDAEVGDGTTSVTLLAAEFMKQLKPYVEEGLHPQVIIRAFRTATQLAVSKIRELAVTVKKEDKEEQRRLLEKCAATALSSKLIARQKGFFAKMVVDAVTMLDDLLQLKMIGIKKVQGGALEDSHLVAGVAFKKTFSYAGFEMQRKKYESPKIALLNVELELKAEKDNAEVRVNNVEEYQAIVDAEWNILYDKLEKIYKSGAKVILSKLPIGDVATQYFADRDLFCAGRVPEEDLRRTMMACGGSIQTSVNALTDDVLGQCAVFEEAQVGGERYNFFTGCPKAKTCTIILRGGAEQFMEETERSLHDAIMIVRRAIKNDSVVAGGGAIEMELSKYLRDYSRTIPGKQQLLIGAYAKALEIIPRQLCDNAGFDATNILNKLRAKHAQGGVWYGVDVNNEDIADNFDACVWEPAIVRINALTAASEAACLILSVDETIKNPRSTVDAAGGGRGRGRPHQH, from the exons ATGATG CCCACACCCGTCATCCTGCTGAAAGAAGGCACCGACACGTCTCAGGGCGTCCCGCAGCTGGTCAGTAACATCAATGCCTGCCAGGTGATCGCTGAGGCGGTGCGTACCACCCTGGGCCCGCGGGGTATGGACAAGCTGATTGTAGATGACAGAG GTAAAGCTACCATCTCCAATGACGGCGCCACCATCCTGAAGCTCCTGGACGTCGTCCATCCTGCAGCCAAGACCCTGGTGGACATCGCCAAGTCCCAGGATGCAGag GTCGGGGACGGCACCACATCTGTGACCCTGCTCGCTGCCGAATTCATGAAGCAGCTGAAGCCCTATGTGGAGGAGGGGCTGCACCCCCAGGTCATCATCAGGGCCTTCCGCACCGCCACTCAGCTG gcggtCAGTAAGATCCGAGAACTTGCCGTGACGGTGAAGAAGGAGGACAAGGA AGAGCAGCGGCGCCTGCTGGAGAAGTGTGCCGCCACCGCCCTAAGCTCCAAGCTCATCGCTCGGCAGAAGGGCTTCTTTGCCAAGATGGTGGTGGACGCCGTGACCATGTTGGACGACCTGCTGCAGCTCAAGATGATTGGCATTAAGAAGGTGCAGGGAGGGGCTCTGGAG GACTCTCACCTCGTGGCCGGAGTTGCGTTCAAGAAAACTTTCTCCTACGCCGGCTTTGAGATGCAGCGTAAAAAATACGAGTCCCCCAAGATCGCCCTGCTGAACGTGGAGCTGGAGCTGAAGGCGGAGAAGGATAATGCGGAGGTCCGGGTCAACAATGTGGAG GAGTACCAGGCCATTGTGGACGCCGAGTGGAACATCCTCTATGACAAGCTGGAGAAGATCTACAAGTCCGGAGCCAAAGTCATCCTCTCCAAGCTGCCCATCGGCGATGTGGCCACCCAGTACTTCGCGGACCGTGACCTGTTCTGTGCCGGCAGAGTTCCCGAGGAGGACCTCAGGAGAACCATGATG GCCTGCGGCGGCTCCATCCAGACCAGTGTGAACGCTCTGACGGACGACGTGCTGGGACAGTGCGCGGTGTTTGAGGAGGCCCAAGTGGGAGGAGAAAG GTACAACTTCTTCACTGGCTGCCCGAAGGCCAAGACCTGCACCATCATCCTCAGAGGGGGCGCCGAGCAGTTCATGGAGGAGACGGAGCGATCTCTGCACGACGCCATCATGATTGTACGCAGAGCCATCAAG AATGACTCTGTGGTCGCTGGGGGCGGAGCCATCGAGATGGAACTTTCCAAGTACCTGAGGGATTACTCCAGGACCATTCCCGGCAAGCAGCAGCTCCTCATCGGTGCTTACGCCAAGGCCCTGGAGATCATTCCCCGGCAGCTCTGCGACAACGCCGGATTCGATGCCACTAACATCCTGAACAAGCTGAGGGCGAAGCATGCGCAG GGCGGCGTGTGGTACGGAGTGGACGTGAACAACGAAGATATCGCCGATAACTTTGACGCCTGTGTCTGGGAGCCGGCCATTGTGAGGATCAACGCCCTGACCGCAGCCTCCGAAGCCGCGTGTCTTATCCTGTCTGTGGACGAGACCATCAAAAACCCCCGCTCTACGGTAGACGCCGCTGGTGGTGGGCGGGGCAGAGGCAGACCGCATCAGCATTAA
- the PRADC1 gene encoding protease-associated domain-containing protein 1 isoform X1, which translates to MWRRCLLSLLLLLSHPLLAWGLRIQDYLYFQVLSPGDIRYIFTATPAKDFGGVFSQRYDQIHLVPADPPEACGELSNGAFIQGQIALVERGGCSFLSKTRVIQEHGGRAVIIADDSSDNDSVYVEMIQDNSGRTAEIPALFLLGRDGYMIQRSLEQHGLPWAIISIPVNVSSIPTFELRQPPWTFW; encoded by the exons ATGTGGCGGCGCTGCCTGCTGAGCCTGCTACTGCTCCTCTCACACCCCCTGCTGGCCTGGG GCCTCCGGATCCAGGATTACTTGTATTTCCAGGTGCTGAGCCCGGGCGACATCCGCTACATCTTCACGGCCACCCCGGCCAAGGACTTTGGGGGAGTATTT AGCCAGAGATACGACCAGATCCACCTGGTCCCTGCCGATCCCCCCGAGGCCTGCGGAGAGCTCAGCAATGGCGCCTTCATCCAGGGGCAGATTGCGCTGGTGGAGCGTGG CGGCTGCTCCTTCCTGTCCAAGACGCGAGTGATCCAGGAACATGGCGGGCGAGCGGTCATCATCGCCGACGACTCATCCGACAACGACAGCGTCTACGTGGAGATGATCCAGGACAACAGTGGACGCACCGCCGAAATCCCAGCTCTGTTCCTGCTGGGGAGAGATGG GTACATGATCCAGCGCTCCCTGGAGCAGCACGGCCTCCCCTGGGCCATCATCTCCATCCCGGTCAACGTCAGCAGTATCCCCACCTTCGAGCTGCGGCAGCCGCCCTGGACGTTCTGGTAG
- the PRADC1 gene encoding protease-associated domain-containing protein 1 isoform X2 translates to MWRRCLLSLLLLLSHPLLAWGLRIQDYLYFQVLSPGDIRYIFTATPAKDFGGVFRLLLPVQDASDPGTWRASGHHRRRLIRQRQRLRGDDPGQQWTHRRNPSSVPAGERWVHDPALPGAARPPLGHHLHPGQRQQYPHLRAAAAALDVLVVSEELRRRPGRSGSL, encoded by the exons ATGTGGCGGCGCTGCCTGCTGAGCCTGCTACTGCTCCTCTCACACCCCCTGCTGGCCTGGG GCCTCCGGATCCAGGATTACTTGTATTTCCAGGTGCTGAGCCCGGGCGACATCCGCTACATCTTCACGGCCACCCCGGCCAAGGACTTTGGGGGAGTATTT CGGCTGCTCCTTCCTGTCCAAGACGCGAGTGATCCAGGAACATGGCGGGCGAGCGGTCATCATCGCCGACGACTCATCCGACAACGACAGCGTCTACGTGGAGATGATCCAGGACAACAGTGGACGCACCGCCGAAATCCCAGCTCTGTTCCTGCTGGGGAGAGATGG GTACATGATCCAGCGCTCCCTGGAGCAGCACGGCCTCCCCTGGGCCATCATCTCCATCCCGGTCAACGTCAGCAGTATCCCCACCTTCGAGCTGCGGCAGCCGCCCTGGACGTTCTGGTAGTCTCTGAGGAGCTGCGGCGCCGCCCTGGACGTTCTGGTAGTCTCTGA